One Ricinus communis isolate WT05 ecotype wild-type chromosome 2, ASM1957865v1, whole genome shotgun sequence DNA segment encodes these proteins:
- the LOC8274694 gene encoding protein kinase STUNTED isoform X1: MIRKGNPRKNCKKRKQFFQGIVMGTHSTESLNCDLVEVSKLHHQLVWVYILSHTDNASQDNSMTRSYFRCSKSLVKKKGLRRVMKHYAAMAFLMKTSSDDSFRKRLSLDICGAGRLPEVIILQAVHEGKIVLKRSLIRHIGGFKLNSGPKFYPDEKYNSSKQAEAPSFCKPEFSVSSEDVSRDDEGSLKDKDGYMEKVPLKSISVIRRELPETSTLGWPLLRRNTLGPAALRRSKARSMSLMEWLMNLPRRCSDTTMQNQIDLDSDEANMFFNDKMEDSMRKESIVEGSDDGSINREDEEYNHIQEFSSGSVSEFAEESTQLTLGWPLLHIKTFATVDSPGEPEPSNELVATCIMSEPTQSMQDTPESEINSSFKRVESSTEKDFCYWEAPGEQTKKAKLVQKFKSSGCKQFSFEELEKATRSFSSENLIGEGGCSYVYKGSLRWGKLVAVKVLKHYKEAWSDFSLEVDIVSSLKHKHITHLIGVCIEDYHLILVYNFLSKGSLEESLQGHTEKSILPWKMRFKVAIAVAEALDYLHNECSRPVIHRDVKSSNILLSSEFQPQLSDFGLAAWGPKDSAYMISNDVVGTFGYIAPEYFMNGRVSDKTDIYSFGIVLLELLTGKKPISCKGLKGHESLVKWATPLLESGNLDALVDPMLSEEYDVTQMHKMVLAANLCIKQSPRLRPKANQILKLLREDKDVGEWKSTYDNDQIESTNEEVGHLSAKLDHKSCSDSSSLVLDDDAASLISTDMTSLSSVGYRQHLKLKDYLQELLD; the protein is encoded by the exons ATGATTCGTAAGGGAAATCCACGAAAGAATTgcaagaaaaggaaacaatTCTTTCAAGGTATAGTAATGGGCACCCATTCTACAGAATCTCTCAACTGTGACCTTGTAGAAGTCTCCAAGTTACACCACCAATTAGTCTGGGTCTATATTCTTTCTCATACAG ATAATGCTTCTCAAGACAACTCAATGACAAGAAGTTATTTCAGATGTTCTAAAAGCTTAGTGAAGAAG AAGGGTCTACGAAGAGTGATGAAGCATTATGCAGCCATGGCATTTCTAATGAAAACAAGCTCAGATGATTCTTTCAG GAAACGGCTTTCACTGGATATATGTGGCGCTGGCCGATTACCAGAAGTCATCATTCTTCAAGCTGTTCATGAGGGGAAGATTGTCTTGAAAAGGAGTTTGATTCGCCATATAGGAG GCTTCAAATTGAATTCAGGGCCTAAATTTTATCCTGATGAAAAATACAATAGTTCAAAACAAGCTGAGGCGCCTAGCTTTTGTAAACCTGAGTTCTCTGTAAGCTCTGAAGATGTTTCAAGGGATGACGAGGGTAGCTTGAAAGATAAAGATGGATACATGGAGAAAGTTCCTTTGAAGTCCATTTCTGTAATCAGAAGAGAGCTGCCAGAAACATCAACCCTCGGTTGGCCACTCCTTCGAAGAAACACTCTTGGTCCTGCAGCTTTAAGAAGATCAAAAGCAAGAAGCATGTCCCTGATGGAATGGCTCATGAATCTACCTAGGCGATGCTCGGACACGACAATGCAAAACCAAATTGATTTAGATTCTGATGAAGCTAACATGTTCTTCAATGACAAAATGGAAGACtccatgagaaaagaatctaTTGTGGAAGGATCAGATGATGGAAGCATCAATAGAGAAGATGAGGAGTACAACCACATTCAAGAATTCTCTTCAGGTTCAGTTTCTGAATTTGCAGAAGAATCGACACAGTTGACACTTGGCTGGCCTCTCCTCCACATAAAGACTTTTGCAACGGTAGATTCTCCAGGGGAGCCTGAACCTAGCAATGAGCTTGTAGCTACATGTATCATGAGCGAACCCACTCAATCAATGCAAGACACTCCTGAATCCGAAATTAATTCGTCTTTCAAAAGAGTAGAAAGTTCAACTGAAAAAGATTTCTGTTACTGGGAAGCACCAGGAGAGCAGACAAAGAAGGCGAAGCTGGTCCAGAAATTCAAGTCATCTGGCTGCAAGCAGTTCAGCTTTGAGGAGCTTGAGAAAGCAACTCGGAGCTTTTCCTCAG AAAACTTGATCGGAGAGGGAGGATGTAGCTATGTGTACAAAGGATCCCTTCGTTGGGGCAAGCTAGTGGCAGTCAAGGTTCTAAAACATTACAAAGAAGCTTGGAGTGACTTCTCCTTAGAAGTAGACATCGTCTCTTCCTTAAAGCACAAACATATTACACATCTGATTGGTGTCTGCATAGAAGATTACCATTTAATTTTGGTTTATAATTTCTTGTCCAAAGGAAGCTTAGAGGAAAGCTTACAAG GTCATACTGAGAAATCTATTTTGCCATGGAAAATGAGATTCAAAGTGGCAATCGCAGTAGCTGAGGCTCTAGATTACCTACACAACGAATGTTCTCGCCCTGTTATTCACAGAGATGTGAAGTCCTCTAACATTCTACTCTCTAGTGAATTTCAACCACAG TTATCTGATTTTGGGCTTGCTGCATGGGGACCTAAAGATTCAGCCTACATGATAAGCAACGATGTCGTAGGAACATTTGGATACATCGCTCCAGAATATTTCATGAATGGGAGGGTTAGTGACAAAACAGATATATACTCCTTTGGTATAGTTTTGCTTGAGCTGTTGACCGGAAAGAAGCCAATCAGTTGCAAAGGTCTAAAAGGACATGAAAGCCTGGTCAAGTGG GCCACACCATTATTAGAGAGTGGGAATTTAGATGCGTTAGTGGATCCAATGTTAAGCGAGGAGTACGATGTCACTCAAATGCATAAAATGGTTCTAGCAGCAAATCTCTGCATCAAGCAGTCTCCCAGATTACGTCCAAAAGCAAACCAG ATTCTAAAGCTGTTAAGAGAAGATAAAGATGTAGGAGAATGGAAGAGTACCTATGATAATGATCAAATAGAGTCGACTAATGAGGAAGTCGGTCACTTATCTGCCAAACTTGATCATAAGTCATGCTCAGATTCTTCATCTCTGGTTTTGGATGATGATGCTGCATCCCTAATTAGTACTGATATGACATCACTAAGCAGCGTAGGATATAGGCAGCATTTAAAGTTGAAGGACTACTTACAAGAACTGCTGGATTAA